The window gttttgaaaagaTCTGTGCAACTTTTCTGTGGAATTACCTACAAGTCCAGGACTGCGTAACTTCTTTTAGCAACATTTTGCGTGCTATATTTAGAACCGGAACTCTATAGACGCAGACGACAGTACAGTATGGCAGGCCTTGTTCCTGCAAAAATATCGGACAGATACGCCAAGAATGGCGAAGACATGCTTGATGTTTTGTCTCATGACATAATGAGGTACGAAATGCTTGCAGAGAAGGAGACGTTCGACGCTCTTACCTCCGTCCTGCAAGGGGAACAATCCCATGACAATGTCGAGCTACATGAAATCGAAGTAAACCGCTTGAACAATGACAACAACAACAATGACGAAGGTGATCCGACGGAAACACACGAACAGCGTGACACAGGAAGCAGTAGATTTAGATCAGTTTCCAATGAGGACACAGACGAATTTCTCaggaaaaatgtaaataaaaacacgGACTACAAAACAAGATCAGATGTCAAAACTTTCTACACCTGGGCACAGCAAGTAGGAGAGTTTAGAGAGCTGCAGATGATTCCGTTTAAGGAACTAGATGCTATTTTAGCCCGGTTTTACTTAGGTTAGTTTAAAAGTTTTTTACTTCAACTTAAAGACTCCTAAAAATATGTTATTATGGTaatgatttttgataaaatagaTTTGTACATGCTTTAGCCAGCTTCGTGACGGCTTACGGATAGGAACATGTATACTGAATTTTTTAGTCTGTCCAATATCATTCAGGAcatcttgtttatattttgtaatatcagTCTGTCCGTCCTATACTAACTTTTGAATTTCAGCTGAAGTTACGCTTGTATGTAGGCTGAATCCTTGCAAACAGCTAGTCAGATCTTCATTGAATTTTGTACACtcattcaaaataagaaaattaaaatgaaaattcaatacaAGTTAACAATTTCATAGCACAATTTACCGTGTGAGACATCTGTGTTTTCTTGTTGATATCAATTGATTTttgtatgatacatgtatattttttgtatttcatgtaAATTTTTTACATACAGAGTGAGGATACAGGCTGAATGGGGTTAATGTtcactttttttatgtttctatttAAAGGTGTAAGGAACAAAGAGGGACAGGAGTATGAACCAGACACGCTTACAGGATTCCAGAATAGTATTGAGAGACACCTGAAAAACAATAAAGTTGTAGTGGATTTGAAAAGAAATGACGATTTCAGCCATTCAAGAAAGGTGCTCGAGGCCAAAAGAAAGCAATTGAAACAAGAGGGAAAAGGGAATAAAAGAAATAGAGCTGAACCTATAGACACACAGGAAATCCAAAATCTTTATGACAAACAGCTGCTTGGTTCAGGTaccattaatttatttttacaaatgtacatttttgtacatcaCAATAGATACTGAATATtggatttcaatatttaaaaaaacatggtGCTATATCAATTTTGATGAAAGTTTTGGGATATAACAGATTTAGTGTCATACAGGAGACATTGTACTGCATTTGTACAAATAGCATGAATATAGTTTTTGATTTtcctacaaacatgacaaatgaatATCAAGATAAATTAGGTTAAAAAATTAAATGGAATGAagctaattaaaaaaattgttttgtttttatatcctGTCACACAAAGTGGCAAGGTATAATGTGATTTCATTTGAgtgtccgtctgtccatccgtctgtcccccGACGGTTTCCTGATGATAACTTGAGAACAGATTGACCGATTCCAATGAAACTTTGTACTGTTGTTAAGCATGATTAAAAAAACAGGCTAAGCTAAGTTTGATTTTCAGAAAAATCTGTTTACTGGTTTCGGAGTAAGACCATTTAATCTCTGGATAGTGCcctatttttaaatttatcattgtttattttcaGCTAATCCCACGTCACTACTAAACACAGTCTGGCTCaaaaatggtgttttcttcgGATTCAGAGGTCGTCAGGAGCATGCATCCCTCCTTCTTGGAGACCTTACTATGAAGCAAGACTCCAATGGGAAAGAATATGTGGAATTTAATGGTTAGTTCATAGCACATGTTGTGCACATATGGTACACAAAATTTTCATTTACATTGCAGTTTATCAGAGGTAATTTTAATAACTTGTTGGGGCATATAATTTTATTCATGTCTGTTTCTCCTTACGCCTGATACAAATTTTCATCTGACATAAGCTTTTACCCACATGTTTACGCTTATTTCGTGCAACTGTCTGTTTGTTTGTGTGTCGTTAACACACAAACCATTAAAGTTTTGTTCAACAACAATAATAAACTGCTATCTATTTAGCATAAAGTGTCATTCCAGTGTCCTAATGATGTTTGATATTGAAAgcatgtgtttgtttttataatttttcagagAGAACAACTAAGACGAGAACTGGCGCCAAGTCGTCTGACTATAGAGCAGTAGCACCTAAAATGTTCGAACAAAAAGAAAACCCAAACTGTccgataaaaatgttaaaattgtacaTCAGCAAAAGACCAGCAGATCTTCAAAATGACCCATCATCCAAGTTTTATTTAAGACCTTTGGACAAACCTAAGGAAGATGTATGGTATTCACATCAATGTATTGGGAAGAACAAATTGGGGACTATGATGAAAACTATGGCCGAGGCCGCACAGTTATATGGCCGTAAAGTCAATCATTCAACCCGTAAAACTTTTGCAACCAGTTTGTTACATTCAGAGCGCCTACCTACTGAAGTTGCCCAGCTAGGCGGATGGAAAGGAATCTCGACACTCACACACTATAATTTTCCGTCTATGAAACAACAAGACCAGGCATCAAATATCATATCAAATGTTGTCATTCCTCCATGTTCCAGCAATCAGAATGAAACGGCACCTGAGAATTCAGATAAGGATACCAGTGACTGTCCTGAATATGATATTCACATTGTTTCCTCTCAAGAAAAAACTCTTGATATTCATTATGACAAGGAAAATGATTCA of the Mytilus galloprovincialis chromosome 8, xbMytGall1.hap1.1, whole genome shotgun sequence genome contains:
- the LOC143042024 gene encoding uncharacterized protein KIAA1958-like, whose protein sequence is MAGLVPAKISDRYAKNGEDMLDVLSHDIMRYEMLAEKETFDALTSVLQGEQSHDNVELHEIEVNRLNNDNNNNDEGDPTETHEQRDTGSSRFRSVSNEDTDEFLRKNVNKNTDYKTRSDVKTFYTWAQQVGEFRELQMIPFKELDAILARFYLGVRNKEGQEYEPDTLTGFQNSIERHLKNNKVVVDLKRNDDFSHSRKVLEAKRKQLKQEGKGNKRNRAEPIDTQEIQNLYDKQLLGSANPTSLLNTVWLKNGVFFGFRGRQEHASLLLGDLTMKQDSNGKEYVEFNERTTKTRTGAKSSDYRAVAPKMFEQKENPNCPIKMLKLYISKRPADLQNDPSSKFYLRPLDKPKEDVWYSHQCIGKNKLGTMMKTMAEAAQLYGRKVNHSTRKTFATSLLHSERLPTEVAQLGGWKGISTLTHYNFPSMKQQDQASNIISNVVIPPCSSNQNETAPENSDKDTSDCPEYDIHIVSSQEKTLDIHYDKENDSELSMFEKPSQASSIVNNSKSNMIANRKDCSNPFSILTGAVINGGVINLNIFSGKRKRDDFSSSQES